In the genome of Raphanus sativus cultivar WK10039 chromosome 4, ASM80110v3, whole genome shotgun sequence, one region contains:
- the LOC108831017 gene encoding acid phosphatase 1: protein MASPRGLPISSFILLTLFTFLPNPATSLRTSFIKLPGSDGSRSSAADTYCESWRLAAETNNAGTWDVIPSTCVDSVAGYLNGDQYGSDYGVIADYALAFAKTVQVSGDGKDVWIFDIDETLLTNLDYYKAHGYGSEPFESNSFNEWVVGGTAPAFEASLRLYNALKQLGFTIVLLTGRDEHQRSATETNLRDAGYSGWERLLLRGPEDQGKSATNYKSEQRSKLIEEGFKIRGNTGDQWSDLLGFAVADRSFKVPNPMYYIP, encoded by the exons ATGGCGTCACCTCGTGGCCTTCCGATCTCCTCCTTCATCCTCCTCACTCTATTCACCTTCTTACCAAATCCCGCAACCTCTCTTCGCACCTCTTTCATCAAGCTCCCTGGAAGCGACGGATCTCGCTCCTCCGCCGCAGATACCTACTGCGAGAGCTGGAGATTAGCCGCGGAGACAAACAACGCCGGAACCTGGGATGTGATCCCGTCCACGTGCGTCGATTCCGTCGCCGGTTACCTCAACGGAGATCAGTACGGATCCGATTACGGTGTCATCGCCGATTACGCCCTCGCCTTCGCTAAAACGGTTCAGGTTTCCGGCGACGGCAAGGACGTCTGGATCTTCGATATCGACGAGACGCTCCTCACGAATTTAGACTACTACAAGGCTCATGGTTACGG GTCTGAACCGTTCGAGTCTAATAGCTTCAATGAGTGGGTGGTAGGAGGTACAGCTCCAGCTTTTGAAGCAAGCTTGAGACTGTACAATGCTCTCAAGCAACTCGGTTTCACTATCGTTCTCCTAACCGGCCGGGACGAACACCAAAGAAGTGCCACCGAGACTAATCTCCGAGACGCCGGTTATTCCGGTTGGGAGAGGCTCCTCTTGAG AGGTCCAGAAGATCAAGGGAAGTCAGCTACGAACTACAAATCGGAGCAGCGGTCGAAGCTGATCGAGGAAGGCTTCAAGATCCGTGGCAATACGGGAGATCAGTGGAGCGATCTTCTCGGCTTCGCCGTGGCTGATCGTTCTTTCAAAGTCCCCAATCCAATGTACTACATTCCTTGA
- the LOC108831016 gene encoding leucine-rich repeat extensin-like protein 6, translated as MAKKKKGSDFKLLCLFLFLTSLIQTDASFGVGGGVGVGIGGGVVGGGGVWIGGGGNGGNRNTVPTTAPNSMAYNALQAWKASITEDPSGVLKTWIGSDVCSYKGVFCSGQSITAIDLNHANLKGVIVKDLAYLSDLNILHLNSNRFYGQVPESFKDLDSLQELDLSNNRLSGPFPLVTVYIPNLVYLDLRFNIFSGFLPEALFDKRLDAIFLNNNQFEGEIPRNLGNSPASVINLANNKFSGEIPTSFGLTGSRVREVLLLNNQLTGCIPESIGMFSEIEVFDVSYNSLMGHVPDTISCLSEIEILNLAHNRFSGEVPDLVCSLRSLINLTVSFNFFSGISSECSRVSFGFDFAGNCIPGRNSQRPEPACSGYSGGGMSCLRSPLQPLVCAGISVGLKEKFSRYTSSHP; from the coding sequence ATggcaaagaaaaagaaaggcaGCGACTTTAAGCTCCTCTGTTTGTTCTTGTTTCTAACTAGTTTGATTCAGACAGATGCCTCCTTCGGTGTCGGAGGCGGCGTTGGAGTCGGAATAGGCGGTGGTGTTGTCGGCGGCGGTGGAGTTTGGATTGGCGGCGGAGGCAACGGCGGTAACCGGAACACCGTTCCAACAACAGCTCCAAACAGCATGGCTTACAATGCTcttcaagcttggaaagcctcCATTACAGAGGATCCTTCCGGTGTTCTGAAGACATGGATTGGTTCAGATGTTTGTTCTTACAAAGGGGTTTTCTGTTCTGGTCAGTCTATAACCGCCATAGATCTTAACCATGCAAACCTCAAAGGCGTCATCGTCAAAGACCTCGCTTACCTCTCTGACCTCAACATACTTCACCTCAACAGCAACAGATTCTACGGACAAGTCCCAGAGTCTTTCAAAGACTTAGATTCTCTCCAGGAGCTTGATCTCAGCAACAATAGACTCTCAGGTCCTTTCCCTTTAGTCACAGTCTACATACCAAACCTGGTTTACCTCGACCTCCGGTTTAATATCTTCTCAGGGTTCCTCCCTGAAGCTCTCTTCGACAAGAGACTAGACGCTATCTTCCTCAACAACAACCAATTCGAAGGAGAGATCCCCAGGAACCTCGGAAACTCTCCGGCCTCGGTGATCAATCTCGCTAACAACAAGTTCTCCGGGGAGATTCCGACGAGTTTCGGCCTCACTGGTTCGAGAGTGAGAGAGGTTTTGCTGTTGAATAACCAGTTAACCGGATGTATACCGGAATCTATAGGAATGTTCTCGGAGATCGAAGTCTTTGACGTGAGCTACAACTCCTTGATGGGTCATGTCCCCGACACCATCTCCTGCTTGTCGGAGATTGAAATTTTGAATCTTGCTCACAACAGATTCTCCGGCGAGGTTCCCGACTTGGTCTGCTCGCTGAGGAGCCTGATAAACCTCACGGTTTCGTTCAATTTCTTCTCCGGGATCAGCTCTGAGTGCTCCAGAGTTAGCTTCGGGTTTGACTTTGCCGGGAACTGTATTCCCGGGAGAAACTCGCAGCGGCCGGAGCCGGCTTGTTCTGGTTACTCCGGCGGCGGGATGAGCTGCCTCAGGTCGCCACTGCAGCCTCTGGTTTGCGCTGGGATAAGCGTCGGACTCAAAGAGAAGTTCAGTCGCTACACGTCATCTCATCCATGA
- the LOC108831022 gene encoding glutathione hydrolase 3: MSRGTMQDPFLDIEKSNTTMISDVNKNRSRRYQIAIALCLSLFLLGGAGFIFVRHFTGEESETKSNDKDFVVTSRNGVVAADHETCSEIGADVLRRLDGSAVDAAVAVAFCLGVVNPTSSGIGGGAFMVVGSSATGSAKAYDMRETASSTAYQDMFKGREEKKQKGPLSVAVPGEVAGLHEAWTKNGRVDWELLVKPSIKLARDGFKVGPHLAFALSTNEDKIKNDIGLASVFVIGGKLLTEGDTCKNSKLAETLKKVAEKGATAFYQDDVAKNLVNDLNKAGGSMTLDDLRNYKVNVTDAMVVNDVMGFKLQGMWPPSSGTSGFAMVMNILEQYKDTYDIDKNLFLHRVIEAIKFMLVARMDLGDPAFVEGISDVVKNMTSKDWARKIQSYISDDQTYPPDYYRNKYKQLKDEGTSHFCVVDKDRNVVSMTTTVNYAFGAGFMSTSTGIILNNQMADFSIPTEKSAAPANYIKANKRPLSSMMPLIITKDNELVGVIGASGGIYIIPAVIQVFLNHFVLKMSPLEAVKSPRVYHKLDPNQVLYEDWEVYNKEHILLKKETRDFLKTKKHELVPTNVGATVQFVVQNRVDDSTTVLTAVCDLRKDGKPAAADAPTPAPAPSPKL; encoded by the exons ATGAGTCGGGGTACAATGCAAGATCCATTTTTGGACATCGAAAAGTCTAACACGACGATGATTTCTGACGTCAATAAAAACAGATCAAGAAGATATCAGATTGCAATTGCATTGTGTttgtctctctttcttctcgGAGGCGCAG GGTTTATATTCGTCAGACATTTTACCGGCGAAGAATCTGAAACCAAAAGCAATGACAAAGACTTCGTTGTGACGTCGAGAAACGGCGTCGTCGCCGCCGATCACGAGACATGTTCAGAGATTGGTGCGGATGTGCTAAGACGACTAGACGGCTCTGCCGTAGACGCCGCAGTGGCCGTCGCGTTTTGCTTAGGTGTCGTGAATCCAACGTCGAGTGGAATCGGCGGTGGAGCCTTCATGGTCGTAGGCTCCTCCGCAACTGGTTCGGCGAAAGCTTATGACATGCGAGAAACAGCTTCTTCCACTGCATACCAG gATATGTTCAAGGGCAGAgaggagaagaaacaaaaaggaCCATTGTCTGTAGCAGTTCCAGGAGAGGTAGCCGGTCTTCACGAAGCGTGGACCAAAAATGGCCGTGTTGATTGGGAACTGCTGGTGAAGCCGTCTATTAAACTGGCTCGAGATGGTTTCAAGGTTGGTCCACATCTCGCCTTCGCCTTATCCACCAACGAGGACAAGATCAAGAATGATATTGGTTTAGCGAGTGTTTTCGTTATCGGAGGCAAGTTGTTGACGGAAGGGGATACATGTAAGAACAGCAAACTCGCAGAGACGTTGAAGAAAGTGGCGGAGAAAGGGGCCACAGCGTTTTACCAAGATGATGTGGCTAAAAATCTAGTAAATGATCTGAATAAGGCCGGAGGGAGCATGACGTTGGATGATCTAAGGAATTATAAAGTCAACGTGACCGATGCAATGGTTGTAAATGATGTTATGGGGTTCAAACTACAAGGAATGTGGCCCCCTTCTAGTGGAACGTCAGGTTTTGCAATG GTTATGAATATATTGGAGCAATACAAAGATACATATGATATTGATAAGAATCTCTTTCTGCATCGGGTTATAGAAGCCATAAAGTTTATGCTTGTAGCTCGAATGGATCTAGGAGATCCTGCGTTTGTTGAGGGAATATCTGATGTCGTGAAAAATATGACTTCTAAGGATTGGGCCCGAAAGATTCAGAGCTATATATCCGATGACCAGACTTACCCACCAGATTATTACCGCAACAA ATACAAACAGCTCAAGGATGAAGGAACGAGCCATTTCTGTGTAGTGGACAAAGACAGAAACGTCGTGTCGATGACGACAACTGTGAATTACGCGTTCGGGGCAGGGTTTATGTCAACTTCTACTGGTATTATTCTCAACAACCAGATGGCTGATTTCTCGATACCAACCGAGAAATCTGCGGCACCCGCGAATTACATCAAGGCAAACAAGAGGCCTTTGTCTTCCATGATGCCTCTAATCATCACAAAG GACAATGAGCTAGTCGGAGTTATTGGAGCGAGCGGCGGGATTTATATAATTCCGGCGGTAATCCAAGTGTTCCTCAATCACTTTGTCCTCAAAATGAGTCCTCTAGAGGCTGTGAAGAGTCCAAGAGTGTATCACAAG TTGGATCCAAACCAAGTGTTATATGAGGACTGGGAAGTGTACAATAAAGAACATATTTTGCTTAAAAAAGAGACTCGAGACTTCTTGAAGACGAAAAAACATGAACTAGTGCCTACAAATGTGGGAGCCACTGTTCAATTTGTTGTCCAAAACAGAGTAGATGATTCTACGACAGTTCTGACGGCAGTTTGTGATCTCCGAAAAGATGGGAAGCCAGCTGCTGCTGATGCTCCaactcctgctcctgctccttCACCTAAGCTTTGA
- the LOC108831019 gene encoding glutathione hydrolase 3, with the protein MVHRILTDPLLGINQETVAETKKHRNNLRTTLPLLLLILVAVSGYCFSEDITVWLLREATNRHSHETRSDAVESKNGVVAADDGRCSDIGVSVLRRGGHAVDAAVATSLCVGVVNPMSSGIGGGAFLIVSSTEDSKAEAFDMRETAPLAASKDMYKGDEDAKSIGALSMGVPGEIAGLYEAWKRYGRLPWKPLFEPAIELARGGFVVAPYLGQAISKHSSTILKDPGLRNVFSRNGQVLKPGETCYNPELARSLEMISELGPAAFYNGTVGEKLVEDVKKAGGIITMDDLRNYKVRVTNAMAVDVMGYRIYGMPPPSSGTVGFSMVMDILDSYSELYTSSGSDLGLHRLIEAMKHMFAARMDLGDPEFVNITNAMKQMLSKPRAESIRERILDNTTFPPEYYLNRWSQLRDQGTSHFSIVDSDRNTVSMTTTVNFVFGAKVLSPSTGIVLNNEMDDFSVPTENTPDNLPPAPTNFIEPNKRPLSSMTPLVITKDGELVATLGGSGGMKIIPAVVQVFLNFFVLKMKPLEAVESARVYHKLVPNVVQYENFTAINGDHIGVTKDSKMFLAETGHELEEISGGAIVQLIVQSLKEDEDKEKIIELGRKLGKDSTKRLKPFKGLLTAVSDPRKDGKPAAV; encoded by the exons ATGGTTCACAGAATCCTCACCGACCCTCTTCTCGGAATCAACCAAGAAACGGTCGCAGAGACTAAGAAACACAGAAACAATCTAAGGACAACtcttcctctgcttcttctGATTCTAGTCGCAGTTTCAG GTTATTGCTTTAGTGAGGACATAACAGTTTGGTTGTTGAGAGAAGCGACCAACCGTCACAGTCATGAAACCAGAAGCGACGCGGTTGAGTCAAAGAACGGTGTTGTCGCGGCTGACGACGGCAGGTGCTCGGATATTGGAGTCTCTGTCCTCAGAAGAGGTGGACATGCGGTTGACGCCGCCGTGGCTACTTCCTTATGCGTCGGTGTTGTTAATCCCATGTCTAGCGGAATCGGCGGTGGAGCCTTCTTGATAGTTAGCTCAACGGAAGATTCGAAAGCTGAGGCGTTTGACATGAGAGAAACCGCTCCATTAGCTGCTTCTAAG GACATGTATAAGGGTGATGAGGATGCGAAGTCGATAGGTGCATTGTCGATGGGAGTCCCGGGAGAGATCGCTGGACTTTACGAGGCTTGGAAACGATACGGCCGCCTTCCGTGGAAGCCGCTTTTCGAGCCAGCTATTGAGCTGGCACGAGGCGGCTTCGTGGTGGCTCCGTATCTAGGACAAGCCATATCGAAACACTCTTCGACGATACTCAAAGACCCGGGTTTGCGTAATGTCTTCTCAAGAAACGGACAGGTTTTGAAACCCGGTGAGACTTGCTATAACCCGGAACTAGCTCGGAGTCTAGAGATGATCTCCGAGCTAGGTCCGGCTGCGTTTTACAATGGGACAGTTGGCGAAAAACTCGTCGAGGATGTGAAAAAGGCGGGAGGGATCATAACGATGGATGACTTAAGAAACTATAAAGTCAGAGTCACCAATGCAATGGCCGTGGATGTCATGGGTTACAGGATCTACGGAATGCCACCACCGTCGAGCGGAACGGTTGGTTTCTCGATGGTTATGGACATCTTGGACAGCTACTCGGAGCTATACACTAGTTCAGGCTCTGACCTTGGTCTGCACCGTTTGATAGAAGCAATGAAACATATGTTCGCAGCTCGTATGGATCTTGGAGACCCTGAGTTTGTCAACATAACAAACGCTATGAAGCAAATGCTATCAAAGCCTCGTGCAGAAAGTATACGAGAGAGGATCTTGGACAACACCACGTTCCCTCCTGAGTACTACTTGAACCGTTGGAGCCAGCTCAGGGACCAAGGGACGAGTCATTTCAGCATTGTGGATTCGGACAGAAACACCGTGTCTATGACAACGACTGTGAACTTTGTTTTTGGTGCTAAAGTCTTGTCTCCTTCCACGGGGATCGTGCTGAACAACGAGATGGATGATTTCTCTGTACCGACGGAGAACACTCCTGACAATCTCCCTCCAGCTCCTACAAACTTCATCGAACCAAACAAGAGACCTTTGTCTTCCATGACACCTCTTGTTATCACCAAG GACGGTGAGCTGGTGGCGACGCTTGGAGGAAGTGGAGGAATGAAGATAATCCCGGCGGTGGTTCAAGTCTTCCTAAACTTCTTTGTGTTGAAGATGAAACCATTAGAAGCTGTAGAGAGTGCAAGAGTTTACCACAAG TTAGTACCAAACGTTGTTCAATATGAGAACTTCACGGCGATTAACGGTGATCATATAGGAGTTACTAAAGATAGTAAGATGTTCTTAGCAGAGACGGGACATGAACTTGAGGAGATATCAGGTGGAGCTATTGTTCAACTTATTGTTCAGAGTTTGAAGGAAGACGAAGATAAAGAAAAGATTATTGAACTTGGAAGGAAGCTTGGTAAAGACTCTACCAAGAGATTGAAACCATTCAAGGGATTGCTCACTGCAGTTAGTGATCCTCGTAAAGATGGTAAGCCAGCTGCAGTTTGA
- the LOC108848412 gene encoding acid phosphatase 1 — MASPRGLPISSFIVLTLFTFLPNPATSLRTSFIKLPGSDGSLRSSAADTYCESWRLAAETNNAGTWDVIPSTCVDSVAGYLNGDQYGSDYGVIADYALAFAKTVQVSGDGKDAWIFDIDETLLTNLDYYKAHGYGSEPFESNSFNEWVVGGTAPAFEASLRLYNALKELGFTIVLLTGRDEHQRSVTETNLRDAGYSGWERLLLRGPEDQGKSATKYKSEQRSKLIEEGFKIRGNTGDQWSDLLGFAVADRSFKVPNPMYYIP; from the exons ATGGCGTCTCCTCGTGGCCTTCCGATCTCCTCCTTCATCGTCCTCACTCTATTCACCTTCTTACCAAATCCCGCAACCTCTCTCCGCACCTCCTTCATCAAGCTCCCGGGAAGCGACGGATCTCTTCGCTCCTCAGCCGCAGATACCTACTGCGAGAGCTGGAGATTGGCCGCGGAGACCAACAACGCCGGAACCTGGGATGTGATCCCGTCCACGTGCGTCGATTCCGTCGCCGGTTATCTCAACGGAGATCAGTACGGATCCGATTACGGTGTCATCGCCGACTACGCCCTCGCCTTCGCTAAAACGGTTCAGGTTTCCGGCGACGGCAAGGACGCGTGGATCTTCGATATCGACGAGACGCTCCTCACTAATTTAGACTACTACAAGGCTCATGGTTACGG GTCTGAACCGTTTGAGTCTAATAGCTTCAATGAGTGGGTGGTAGGAGGTACAGCTCCAGCTTTTGAAGCGAGCTTGAGACTGTACAATGCTCTCAAGGAACTCGGTTTCACTATCGTTCTCCTAACCGGCCGGGACGAACACCAAAGAAGTGTCACCGAGACTAATCTCCGAGACGCCGGTTACTCCGGTTGGGAAAGGCTTCTCTTGAG AGGTCCAGAAGATCAAGGGAAGTCCGCTACGAAGTACAAATCGGAGCAGCGGTCAAAGCTGATCGAGGAAGGCTTCAAGATCCGTGGCAATACCGGTGATCAATGGAGCGATCTTCTTGGCTTCGCCGTGGCTGATCGTTCTTTCAAAGTCCCCAATCCAATGTACTACATTCCTTGA
- the LOC108848411 gene encoding leucine-rich repeat extensin-like protein 6 produces MAKKKKGSDFKLLCLFLFLTSLIQTDASFGVGGGVGVGIGGGVVGGGGVWIGGGGNGGNRNTVPTTAPNSMAYNALQAWKASITEDPSGVLKTWIGSDVCSYKGVFCSGQSITAIDLNHANLKGVIVKDLAYLSDLNILHLNSNRFYGQVPESFKDLDSLQELDLSNNRLSGPFPLVTIYIPNLVYLDLRFNNFSGYLPEALFDKRLDAIFLNNNQFEGEIPRNLGNSPASVINLANNRFSGEIPTSFGLTGSRVREVLLLNNQLTGCIPESIGMFSEIEVFDVSYNSLMGHVPDTISCLSEIEILNLAHNRFSGEVPDLVCSLRSLINLTVSFNFFSGISSECSRVSFGFDFAGNCIPGRNSQRPEPACSGYSGGGMSCLRTPLQPLVCAGISVGLKEKFSRYTSSSHP; encoded by the coding sequence ATggcaaagaaaaagaaaggcaGCGACTTTAAGCTCCTCTGTTTGTTCTTGTTTCTAACTAGTTTGATTCAGACAGATGCCTCCTTCGGTGTAGGAGGCGGCGTTGGAGTCGGAATAGGCGGTGGTGTTGTCGGCGGCGGTGGAGTTTGGATTGGCGGCGGAGGCAACGGCGGTAACCGGAACACCGTTCCAACAACAGCTCCAAACAGCATGGCTTACAATGCTCTTCAAGCTTGGAAAGCATCCATTACAGAGGATCCTTCCGGTGTTCTGAAGACATGGATTGGTTCAGATGTTTGTTCTTACAAAGGGGTTTTCTGTTCTGGTCAGTCTATAACCGCCATAGATCTTAACCATGCAAACCTCAAAGGCGTCATCGTCAAAGACCTCGCTTACCTCTCTGACCTCAACATACTTCACCTCAACAGTAACAGATTCTACGGCCAAGTCCCAGAGTCCTTCAAAGACTTAGATTCTCTCCAGGAGCTTGATCTCAGCAACAATAGACTCTCAGGTCCTTTCCCTTTAGTCACAATCTACATACCAAACCTGGTTTACCTCGACCTCCGGTTTAATAACTTCTCAGGGTACCTCCCTGAAGCCCTCTTCGACAAGAGACTAGATGCTATCTTCCTCAACAACAACCAATTCGAAGGAGAGATCCCCAGGAACCTCGGAAACTCTCCGGCTTCGGTGATCAATCTCGCTAACAACAGATTCTCCGGCGAGATTCCGACGAGTTTCGGCCTCACTGGTTCAAGAGTGAGAGAGGTTTTGCTGTTGAATAACCAGTTAACCGGATGTATACCGGAATCTATAGGGATGTTCTCGGAGATCGAAGTCTTTGACGTGAGCTACAACTCCTTGATGGGTCATGTCCCCGACACGATCTCCTGCTTGTCGGAGATTGAAATTTTGAATCTTGCCCACAACAGATTCTCCGGCGAGGTTCCCGACTTAGTTTGCTCGTTGAGGAGCCTGATAAACCTCACGGTTTCGTTCAATTTCTTCTCCGGGATCAGCTCTGAATGCTCCAGAGTTAGCTTCGGGTTTGACTTCGCCGGGAACTGTATTCCAGGAAGAAACTCGCAGCGGCCGGAGCCGGCTTGTTCTGGTTACTCCGGCGGCGGGATGAGCTGCCTCAGGACGCCACTGCAGCCTCTGGTTTGCGCTGGGATAAGCGTCGGACTCAAAGAGAAGTTCAGTCGCTACACTTCTTCGTCTCATCCATGA